A region from the Candidatus Polarisedimenticolia bacterium genome encodes:
- a CDS encoding sortase, producing the protein RLAALEVGDRIEMDAGGTSREYRVEWTRIVRPTETSVLSRGDREVLTLVTCYPFHYVGPAPRRYIVRAVPVDSIVTRP; encoded by the coding sequence CGTCTCGCCGCCCTGGAGGTGGGCGATCGGATCGAGATGGATGCCGGGGGAACGAGCCGGGAGTACCGGGTGGAATGGACCCGGATCGTCCGGCCGACGGAGACCTCGGTCCTCTCCCGGGGCGACCGGGAAGTACTGACCCTGGTGACCTGCTACCCGTTCCACTACGTCGGCCCGGCTCCGCGGCGCTACATCGTGCGGGCCGTCCCGGTCGATTCGATCGTCACGAGACCTTGA
- the fdhD gene encoding formate dehydrogenase accessory sulfurtransferase FdhD yields MDSLRWEAGKSCAAEDRVVVEEPLEIRLNGSPVAVTMRTPGHDFLLAAGFLHTEGILRRPEQLASIAYCTEADAVSGEQNVVDVLSAAGAALPAEGWQRQFYVSSSCGICGRASLEAVRQVVSPLKDSSRFAAAILARLPQSLRAAQAVFHETGALHAAALFTPQGELTEIMEDIGRHNAVDKIIGSAFLEDRLPLEGRLLLVSGRVSFELTQKAWMAGVPALAGISGASSLAIDLAREAGMLLVGFLREGSMQVYAGADRLETA; encoded by the coding sequence ATCGACTCGCTGCGCTGGGAAGCCGGGAAGAGTTGCGCCGCGGAGGATCGGGTGGTGGTCGAAGAGCCGCTCGAGATCCGGCTGAACGGATCTCCCGTGGCCGTGACCATGAGGACACCCGGCCACGATTTCCTCCTGGCGGCCGGCTTTCTGCACACCGAAGGAATCCTGCGGCGCCCCGAGCAATTGGCCTCGATTGCCTACTGCACGGAGGCGGATGCGGTGTCTGGGGAGCAGAATGTCGTCGATGTCCTGTCGGCGGCCGGCGCCGCGCTGCCGGCCGAAGGCTGGCAGCGGCAGTTCTATGTTTCTTCCTCCTGCGGAATCTGCGGCCGTGCCAGTCTGGAAGCGGTGCGGCAGGTGGTGTCGCCCCTGAAGGATTCCTCGCGTTTCGCGGCCGCGATCCTGGCGCGGCTGCCGCAAAGTTTGCGCGCCGCGCAGGCGGTCTTCCATGAAACCGGTGCGCTGCACGCGGCGGCGCTGTTCACGCCGCAAGGCGAGCTCACGGAGATCATGGAGGACATCGGCCGGCACAACGCCGTGGACAAGATCATCGGCTCCGCTTTCCTGGAAGATCGCCTGCCGCTCGAAGGCCGACTGTTGCTGGTGAGCGGACGAGTGTCTTTCGAGCTCACCCAGAAGGCGTGGATGGCGGGAGTTCCCGCCCTTGCCGGGATATCGGGAGCTTCGAGCCTGGCGATTGATCTGGCCCGCGAAGCGGGAATGCTGCTGGTCGGCTTTCTAAGGGAAGGTTCGATGCAGGTCTACGCGGGCGCCGACAGGCTCGAGACCGCCTGA
- a CDS encoding MFS transporter: MKARVPFLLGLYYFALFAAAGIYVPYLGIYSRGLGFTSLQVGLLAALTPLSKILFPPVWGALADRSGHRRSFILLTTALSIAAFSALFKAETFLPVAFALLAYSFFHAPILALSETLTLEEAARGGFAYGRVRAWGSVGYMLATLVLGALLDLTSMRTFVIAFVAASSLQLASALALPAGSAPAARHAARGVWDQLRRSDVLLFLLACTLMEVSHSAYIGFFGIHLSESGVSKKAIGVMLALPQFSEIPAMYFADRWLQRAGGRRLMLLAFAAAALRWLVLGITTDLVVVALSQGLHALTYGVFHITAVQMARRLFPAHLQASAQSLYIGLTYGLGGTLGLIAAGRLYDPLGAQVLFLLSAAVAIAALPAILRLNDSRAIHPQPESA, from the coding sequence GTGAAGGCGCGGGTCCCTTTCCTGCTGGGACTTTATTACTTCGCGCTGTTCGCCGCCGCCGGCATCTACGTCCCTTATCTTGGGATCTACTCGCGCGGACTCGGGTTCACCTCGCTGCAGGTCGGCCTGCTGGCGGCGCTGACCCCGCTCAGCAAGATTCTCTTCCCGCCTGTCTGGGGAGCCCTCGCCGATCGCTCGGGTCACCGGCGCAGCTTCATCCTGCTCACCACGGCGCTGAGCATCGCGGCCTTCTCCGCGCTCTTCAAGGCCGAGACGTTCCTGCCGGTCGCCTTCGCCCTGCTGGCCTATTCCTTCTTCCATGCTCCCATCCTGGCGCTGAGCGAGACGCTCACCCTGGAGGAGGCCGCGCGGGGAGGGTTCGCCTACGGGCGGGTCCGCGCCTGGGGCTCGGTCGGGTACATGCTGGCGACGCTGGTGCTGGGGGCGCTGCTCGATTTGACATCGATGCGGACCTTCGTCATCGCCTTCGTGGCGGCCAGCTCCCTCCAGCTGGCCAGCGCGCTGGCGCTTCCCGCGGGAAGCGCGCCGGCCGCACGGCACGCGGCGCGCGGCGTCTGGGACCAGCTGCGCCGCAGCGACGTCCTGCTTTTTCTTCTTGCCTGCACCCTGATGGAGGTCAGCCATTCGGCCTACATCGGCTTTTTCGGCATCCATCTCTCCGAGTCGGGAGTCAGCAAGAAAGCCATCGGGGTCATGCTGGCGCTCCCGCAGTTCAGCGAGATCCCGGCGATGTATTTCGCCGATCGGTGGCTGCAGCGAGCCGGAGGGCGGCGCTTGATGCTGCTGGCATTCGCGGCAGCCGCGTTGCGCTGGCTCGTTCTGGGAATCACCACCGATCTCGTCGTGGTGGCGCTGTCGCAGGGGCTGCATGCCCTGACCTACGGCGTGTTCCACATCACGGCGGTGCAAATGGCGCGGCGGCTCTTCCCGGCCCATCTCCAGGCGAGCGCCCAGAGCCTGTACATCGGGTTGACCTATGGTCTGGGCGGAACGCTGGGGCTGATTGCGGCCGGAAGGCTCTATGACCCGCTCGGAGCGCAGGTCCTGTTCCTGCTCAGCGCGGCGGTGGCGATTGCGGCGCTGCCGGCCATCCTGCGCCTGAACGATTCGCGGGCAATCCACCCGCAGCCCGAGTCGGCCTGA
- a CDS encoding Hsp20/alpha crystallin family protein produces MALVRFQPFADDFQALQERINRIFKDTASSREGDEAMGAWAPSCDIYEEGDNIIVKAELPGVEKSDIDVQVENNVLSLRGERKRDKEVKSENLYRTERFYGSFSRYFTLPVTVDTEKIQAEYKDGVLRVTLPKVEAAKPRRIKVLTN; encoded by the coding sequence ATGGCTCTCGTGAGATTCCAGCCTTTCGCAGACGACTTCCAGGCTCTCCAGGAAAGAATCAATCGGATCTTCAAGGACACGGCCTCCTCCCGCGAGGGAGATGAAGCGATGGGTGCCTGGGCCCCTTCCTGCGATATATACGAGGAAGGAGACAACATCATCGTGAAGGCCGAGCTTCCGGGGGTGGAGAAGAGCGACATCGACGTGCAGGTCGAGAATAATGTCCTCAGCCTCCGCGGCGAGCGCAAGCGCGACAAGGAAGTGAAATCGGAGAACCTCTACCGCACCGAGAGATTCTACGGTTCCTTCAGCCGCTACTTCACACTTCCAGTCACGGTGGACACCGAGAAGATCCAGGCCGAGTACAAGGACGGCGTCCTTCGGGTCACGCTGCCGAAGGTAGAGGCGGCCAAGCCTCGCCGGATCAAGGTCCTCACGAACTGA
- the queF gene encoding preQ(1) synthase, which yields MTSQPSRSLEVFPNPRTGRDYEISFECPEFTCLCPRTGQPDFATIRIRYTPGELCVELKSLKLYLWSYRNEGAFHEAVTNQILDDLVQACRPKNMQVTGDFLVRGGIHTVVTASYNAR from the coding sequence TTGACCAGTCAGCCTTCCCGCTCGCTCGAAGTCTTTCCCAATCCGCGTACCGGCAGGGACTACGAGATAAGCTTCGAATGCCCTGAGTTCACCTGCTTGTGCCCCCGGACCGGCCAGCCCGATTTCGCAACCATCCGAATCCGCTATACCCCCGGGGAGCTTTGTGTCGAGCTGAAATCGCTCAAGCTCTATCTCTGGTCCTATCGCAATGAAGGGGCCTTCCACGAAGCGGTCACGAACCAAATCCTGGACGATCTCGTCCAGGCGTGCCGGCCGAAGAACATGCAGGTGACCGGCGATTTTCTCGTGCGGGGCGGCATTCACACCGTTGTTACGGCCTCCTACAACGCGCGTTGA
- a CDS encoding amidohydrolase family protein — translation MPPGLPRRPVIRLRLRAAFFCLAGLASLLLVSLPSLASNPPAAPGPLLIKGGTLIDGTGAPPLRHAWVLVEGDRILQVGPAHSFKKPRNAAVLRAGDRTILPGLIDAHVHLGISGVIGYTFLRRQAHGLDLFEQNLQSELLGGVTQVRDLHMPVAMGKSLTERVRQDPREGARLIYSGPILSAPEGYGFPYSVPVASLDQARDRVDELVQEGAGVVKIAVTSRQLGNAHIPPMDAGVAKAIVEEAHLKGLKVAAHVAGATADDLKAAVDAGVDSLEHMPGTFDPLGLPDVSYTSSGLLPEILAGKITIVPTLSVEAGDDYGPTLGYLTEDPSLLIRLTPMQRNTLAANLKDFSINSRRQAIAEAGKKRMKLFQEEVLRLYQAGVTIGAGTDAGNGLTFHGNLHTEIELLAESGIPPMETLRIATSGNARLLGIEDLSGSVEPGKRADLLLVRGDPLEDLRVLRSVDRVVIAGRVVEVAEMVKAAVKEAKKKK, via the coding sequence ATGCCTCCTGGCCTGCCGCGCCGTCCCGTCATCCGGTTGCGGCTCCGAGCAGCCTTCTTCTGCCTGGCGGGGCTCGCGAGTCTTCTACTTGTCTCCCTTCCCTCACTGGCTTCGAATCCGCCCGCCGCACCAGGGCCGCTCCTCATCAAGGGAGGGACCCTGATAGATGGCACCGGGGCCCCCCCGCTGAGGCACGCCTGGGTTCTGGTGGAAGGGGACCGCATCCTTCAGGTTGGCCCCGCTCACAGCTTCAAGAAGCCTCGCAACGCGGCCGTGCTGCGCGCCGGGGATCGGACCATTCTCCCGGGGCTCATCGACGCCCACGTCCACCTCGGAATCAGCGGCGTCATCGGCTACACCTTCCTGAGGCGCCAGGCGCACGGCCTGGACCTGTTCGAGCAAAACCTGCAGTCCGAGCTCCTCGGAGGGGTGACCCAGGTCCGGGACCTGCACATGCCGGTCGCGATGGGGAAGAGCTTGACCGAGCGGGTCCGCCAGGATCCCAGGGAAGGGGCTCGCCTGATTTACTCCGGGCCCATCCTTTCCGCACCGGAAGGCTATGGATTTCCCTATTCGGTGCCGGTGGCTTCCCTCGACCAGGCGCGCGATCGCGTCGATGAGCTGGTGCAGGAGGGCGCGGGAGTCGTGAAGATTGCCGTGACCAGCCGGCAGCTCGGCAATGCCCACATCCCGCCGATGGATGCCGGCGTCGCCAAAGCCATCGTCGAGGAGGCGCACCTCAAGGGCCTGAAAGTGGCGGCGCACGTCGCGGGAGCGACCGCCGACGATCTCAAGGCCGCGGTCGATGCCGGAGTCGACAGCCTGGAGCATATGCCGGGGACCTTCGATCCGCTGGGATTGCCCGACGTGTCCTACACCAGCTCCGGACTGCTCCCCGAGATCCTGGCCGGAAAGATCACGATCGTGCCGACCCTGTCGGTAGAAGCCGGGGATGATTACGGGCCGACGCTCGGATACCTTACCGAGGATCCGTCGCTGCTGATCCGGCTCACACCGATGCAGCGGAATACCCTCGCGGCCAACCTTAAGGACTTCTCGATTAATTCCAGGCGGCAGGCGATCGCCGAGGCGGGCAAGAAGCGGATGAAGCTTTTCCAGGAAGAAGTGCTGCGGCTATACCAGGCAGGGGTGACGATCGGCGCGGGGACCGATGCGGGGAACGGGCTGACCTTTCACGGCAATCTGCATACGGAGATCGAGCTGCTGGCTGAGTCGGGAATCCCGCCCATGGAGACGCTTCGGATCGCCACCTCCGGAAACGCCCGGCTGCTGGGCATCGAGGATCTCTCCGGCAGCGTCGAGCCGGGAAAGCGCGCCGACCTTCTCCTGGTGCGCGGCGATCCGCTGGAAGACCTGCGCGTCCTGCGCAGCGTCGACCGCGTCGTGATCGCCGGCCGCGTGGTGGAGGTCGCGGAGATGGTGAAGGCCGCGGTCAAGGAGGCAAAGAAGAAAAAGTGA
- a CDS encoding cupredoxin domain-containing protein yields the protein MKIPRMVLLNAALLTLGLAIAAASPQPGKPVAAASAPRFHKITVVAVEGKITPDVIRVRRGDLVRLTFLPRDGTYGVSIPVLKLKGKATPDRPVTFEFAASSEGEYEMRCTKTWSVKHWSENGKIVVE from the coding sequence ATGAAGATACCCCGCATGGTGCTGCTGAACGCCGCGCTGCTGACCCTCGGGCTTGCCATAGCGGCGGCCTCTCCGCAGCCGGGCAAGCCGGTCGCGGCGGCCTCCGCGCCGAGGTTCCACAAGATCACGGTGGTCGCCGTGGAAGGGAAAATCACTCCCGACGTGATTCGCGTCCGGCGCGGCGATCTGGTACGCCTGACCTTTCTTCCCCGGGACGGAACGTACGGCGTGAGCATCCCGGTGCTCAAGCTCAAGGGAAAAGCCACCCCCGATCGGCCCGTCACCTTCGAGTTCGCGGCCAGCTCCGAAGGGGAATACGAGATGCGCTGCACCAAGACGTGGAGCGTCAAGCACTGGTCCGAGAACGGCAAGATCGTGGTGGAGTAG
- a CDS encoding PBP1A family penicillin-binding protein, which translates to MSEKPDGGGSPRRARRTSSGGRRILRRLLLSFLAVVLATLVLVYLDVTRRFEARQEDFPSRLYSSSLTLAEGHEISTYGLLTRLGRLGYRKVNAGPAKPGEYLIVGREIRIALRPFDYPDEKFAGDRVRIQLRGNRIRRITSMDSGRHLEKVRLEPELIATFYQEVQEERTWTPLKSFPPELRRAVISVEDRSFYRHPGVDVRGIARAAYVDLAHRRAMQGGSTITQQLAKNLYANRKRDLVRKILETAAAVMLEARYTKDQILEAYLNEVYMGQRGPVAISGMGEAARFYFRKNPAELTVSESALLAGMISSPGLYNPYRNPAAALSRRNRVLKSMVETGDLEDPAFRAARGTGLGVTQQRPLNYRAPYLVDFLEEEVRRAFPDAPPAGAGLRIFSTVDPDLQEEAEAALGSGLDRLEKSYPVLRKNPRGLLQGAVVVLRVSDGSILALVGGRDYRVSQFNRTYQAHRQPGSLFKPFVYLAGFDRAQYDPGFSFTVATPLDDSPLELMSGGKRYTPQNYDHEFHGTIPVRRALEQSINVATIRAAETVGLDHVITAARRCGIASPLPKVPSLALGTAEVTPLEMATAYVTLASGGVRTPLRAVLALTDRKGRTVESENQAPTRVISPQATYLLTNLLEGVLREGTAASAAELGFTGVAAGKTGTTDDLRDAWFVGYTPTTLALVWVGYDDNRILGLTGAQAALPIWVDLMMGSGKVSSEEFPVPDGILRETVDPQTGQVATWKCPEKVEEIFIEGTEPVERCQEHENRHWWQIFTDDESDPT; encoded by the coding sequence GTGAGCGAGAAGCCCGACGGCGGAGGGAGCCCGAGGCGGGCGCGCAGGACTTCGTCCGGCGGCCGCCGGATCCTCCGGCGTCTCCTGCTCTCCTTCCTGGCGGTGGTTCTCGCCACCCTGGTCCTCGTCTATCTGGATGTCACGCGCCGCTTCGAAGCGCGCCAGGAAGACTTTCCCTCGCGGCTCTACTCCAGCAGCCTGACCCTCGCCGAAGGGCACGAGATCTCGACCTACGGCCTGCTGACCCGTCTCGGCCGACTCGGCTACCGCAAGGTGAACGCCGGTCCCGCCAAGCCCGGGGAATACCTCATCGTCGGGCGGGAAATCCGCATTGCCTTGCGGCCGTTCGACTACCCGGACGAGAAGTTCGCCGGTGACCGCGTGCGGATTCAGCTGCGCGGCAACCGGATCCGGCGGATTACCAGCATGGACAGCGGCAGGCATCTGGAGAAGGTGCGGCTGGAGCCCGAGCTGATCGCCACCTTTTACCAGGAGGTTCAGGAGGAGCGCACCTGGACCCCGCTCAAGAGCTTCCCGCCGGAGCTGAGGCGCGCCGTGATTTCGGTCGAGGACCGCAGCTTCTACCGGCATCCGGGAGTGGATGTTCGCGGAATCGCGAGGGCCGCGTACGTCGACCTGGCCCACCGCAGGGCCATGCAGGGAGGCAGCACCATCACCCAGCAGCTGGCCAAGAACCTCTACGCCAACCGCAAGCGCGACCTAGTGCGGAAAATCCTCGAGACCGCCGCGGCGGTGATGCTGGAGGCGCGTTATACGAAGGACCAGATCCTGGAGGCCTACCTCAACGAGGTCTACATGGGCCAGCGCGGCCCGGTCGCCATCAGCGGCATGGGGGAAGCGGCACGCTTCTACTTCCGCAAGAACCCGGCCGAGCTCACCGTCAGCGAGTCGGCGCTGCTGGCGGGGATGATCAGCAGCCCCGGCCTCTACAATCCATACCGCAACCCGGCCGCCGCGCTGTCGCGGCGCAACCGCGTTCTCAAGTCGATGGTCGAGACCGGCGACCTGGAGGATCCGGCCTTTCGGGCCGCCCGCGGGACCGGATTAGGCGTGACGCAGCAAAGGCCTCTCAATTACCGCGCGCCCTACCTGGTCGACTTTCTGGAGGAGGAGGTGCGCCGCGCCTTTCCGGATGCGCCTCCCGCCGGCGCGGGGTTGCGCATCTTCAGCACCGTGGATCCCGATCTCCAGGAGGAGGCGGAAGCCGCCCTGGGCTCCGGGCTGGACCGTCTCGAGAAGAGCTATCCGGTGCTGCGCAAGAACCCGCGGGGGCTGCTCCAGGGCGCGGTGGTCGTCCTGCGCGTGTCCGATGGATCGATCCTGGCGCTGGTGGGCGGGCGCGATTACCGCGTCAGCCAGTTCAACCGCACCTACCAGGCGCATCGTCAGCCGGGCTCCTTGTTCAAGCCGTTCGTCTACCTGGCGGGATTCGATCGGGCCCAGTACGACCCCGGTTTTTCGTTCACCGTCGCCACGCCGCTGGACGATTCTCCGCTGGAGCTGATGTCGGGAGGGAAGCGCTACACTCCGCAGAACTACGATCATGAGTTCCACGGGACGATCCCCGTCCGCCGCGCGCTGGAGCAATCGATCAACGTGGCGACCATCCGGGCGGCCGAGACAGTAGGCCTGGATCATGTCATCACGGCGGCGCGGCGCTGCGGCATCGCCAGCCCGCTCCCCAAGGTTCCTTCCCTGGCGCTGGGAACGGCCGAGGTCACGCCGCTGGAGATGGCGACGGCCTATGTTACCCTCGCCTCGGGAGGGGTGCGCACGCCGCTGCGTGCCGTGCTGGCGCTGACCGACCGCAAGGGCAGGACGGTGGAATCCGAGAATCAGGCGCCCACTCGGGTGATTTCGCCGCAGGCCACCTACCTGCTGACCAATTTGCTCGAGGGGGTGCTCCGAGAGGGGACTGCGGCTTCGGCGGCGGAGCTCGGGTTCACCGGAGTCGCGGCGGGGAAGACCGGCACCACAGACGATCTACGCGACGCCTGGTTCGTCGGCTACACCCCGACGACGCTCGCGCTGGTCTGGGTGGGCTACGACGACAACCGCATCCTGGGGCTGACCGGCGCGCAGGCCGCGCTGCCGATCTGGGTCGACTTGATGATGGGCTCGGGAAAAGTATCCAGCGAGGAGTTCCCGGTCCCCGACGGAATTCTGAGGGAGACGGTCGATCCACAGACCGGTCAGGTCGCGACCTGGAAGTGCCCCGAGAAGGTCGAGGAGATCTTCATCGAGGGGACCGAGCCGGTGGAGCGCTGCCAGGAGCACGAGAACCGGCACTGGTGGCAGATCTTCACCGACGACGAGTCGGATCCTACCTGA